A single genomic interval of Xiphophorus couchianus chromosome 2, X_couchianus-1.0, whole genome shotgun sequence harbors:
- the slc35b4 gene encoding UDP-xylose and UDP-N-acetylglucosamine transporter, translating into MGTAFAVVLVFVGCCSNVVYLELLVRQFPGCGNIVTFAQFVFIALEGFIFETKFGRKKPAIPVSNYFIMVTMFFTVSVINNYALNFNIAMPLHMIFRSGSLIANMILGIIILKKRYSASKYLSIVLVSTGIFICTIMSAKQVHEVSSDGSEEQGFYAFMHWLIGIAMLTFALLMSARMGIFQETLYKQYGKHSKEALFYNHCLPLPGFLLLATDIYNHCILFNQSTPVLVPVVGLTMPTMWLYLLVNVVTQYVCIRGVFILTTECTSLTVTLVVTLRKFISLIFSILYFQNPFTAWHWVGTAVVFIGTLLYTEVWSSVQAALRGAGVKERKAE; encoded by the exons ATGGGGACCGCGTTTGCTGTGGTCCTTGTTTTTGTCGGCTGTTGTAGCAATGTGGTGTATCTGGAGCTGCTGGTGAG acagTTTCCAGGATGTGGCAACATAGTCACCTTTGCTCAGTTCGTCTTTATTGCCTTAGAAGGTTTCATATTTGAAACTAAATTTGGGAGAAAGAAACCAGCAATTCCTGTCAG taactaTTTTATCATGGTGACCATGTTCTTCACTGTCAGCGTGATCAACAACTATGCTCTTAACTTTAACATCGCCATGCCATTACACATGATCTTCAGATCA GGATCACTAATAGCCAACATGATCCTGGGAATAATCATCCTGAAGAAGAG GTACTCAGCCAGCAAATATCTCTCTATTGTTCTAGTTTCCACTGGTATCTTCATATGCACCATCATGTCAGCCAAACAAGTG CATGAGGTGTCCAGTGATGGATCGGAGGAGCAAGGGTTTTATGCCTTTATGCACTGGCTTATTG GCATCGCCATGCTGACCTTTGCCCTGCTGATGTCTGCGAGGATGGGCATTTTCCAGGAGACGCTCTACAAGCAGTACGGGAAGCACTCCAAGGAGGCGCTCTTCTACAAC CACTGCCTGCCCCTACCCGGTTTCCTGCTTCTGGCCACTGACATCTACAACCACTGCATCCTCTTCAATCAGAGCA cTCCCGTTCTTGTTCCTGTGGTCGGGCTGACCATGCCGACAATGTGGCTCTACCTGCTGGTCAATGTCGTCACACA GTACGTGTGCATCCGTGGCGTCTTTATCCTGACCACAGAGTGCACTTCGCTGACCGTCACCCTGGTGGTGACCCTCAGAAAGTTCATCAGCCTCATCTTCTCCATCCTGTACTTCCAAAACCCCTTCACCGCCTGGCACTGGGTGGGCACAGCTGTGGTTTTCATTGGCACCCTGCTGTACACAGAGGTTTGGAGCAGCGTGCAGGCGGCTCTGCGGGGGGCCGGAGTCAAGGAGAGGAAGGCAGAGTGA
- the golt1bb gene encoding golgi transport 1Bb isoform X2 encodes MISLTDSQKIGMGLTGFGVFFLFFGMMLFFDKALLAIGNILFVAGLSFVIGLERTVRFFFQRHKAKATSFFLGGIFVVLTGWPIIGVVLEIYGFFLLFRGFFPVAVGFIRRVPVIGSLLSLPGIRTLVDKIGESNAMV; translated from the exons ATGATTTCACTCACGGATTCCCAAA AAATTGGGATGGGACTGACGGGGTTCGgtgtgtttttcctcttttttgggATGATGCTGTTTTTTGATAAAGCTCTGTTGGCGATAGGAAAT ATTCTCTTCGTGGCAGGCCTTTCTTTTGTCATCGGCCTCGAGCGCACCGTCAGGTTCTTCTTCCAGAGACACAAAGCGAAAGCCACTAGCTTCTTCCTGGGAGGCATTTTTGTGGTTCTGACCGGCTGGCCGATCATCGGCGTCGTCCTGGAAATCTACGGTTTCTTCCTCTTGTTCAG GGGATTCTTCCCGGTGGCGGTTGGATTCATCAGGCGAGTGCCTGTTATCGGCTCTTTGCTCAGTTTACCAGGGATTAGGACG TTGGTGGACAAAATTGGTGAGAGCAACGCTATGGTATAA
- the golt1bb gene encoding golgi transport 1Bb isoform X1, giving the protein MISLTDSQSKKIGMGLTGFGVFFLFFGMMLFFDKALLAIGNILFVAGLSFVIGLERTVRFFFQRHKAKATSFFLGGIFVVLTGWPIIGVVLEIYGFFLLFRGFFPVAVGFIRRVPVIGSLLSLPGIRTLVDKIGESNAMV; this is encoded by the exons ATGATTTCACTCACGGATTCCCAAAGTaaga AAATTGGGATGGGACTGACGGGGTTCGgtgtgtttttcctcttttttgggATGATGCTGTTTTTTGATAAAGCTCTGTTGGCGATAGGAAAT ATTCTCTTCGTGGCAGGCCTTTCTTTTGTCATCGGCCTCGAGCGCACCGTCAGGTTCTTCTTCCAGAGACACAAAGCGAAAGCCACTAGCTTCTTCCTGGGAGGCATTTTTGTGGTTCTGACCGGCTGGCCGATCATCGGCGTCGTCCTGGAAATCTACGGTTTCTTCCTCTTGTTCAG GGGATTCTTCCCGGTGGCGGTTGGATTCATCAGGCGAGTGCCTGTTATCGGCTCTTTGCTCAGTTTACCAGGGATTAGGACG TTGGTGGACAAAATTGGTGAGAGCAACGCTATGGTATAA
- the LOC114158142 gene encoding spexin-like → MSPKVTLLVVWLVSQCWSAPYRRNWTPQAILYLKGAQGHRSTLERSSREEGDALQLVNFNQINDGLGLSSASVELLQQAAEEGGGRHVYRDSSLKHL, encoded by the exons ATGTCTCCTAAGGTCACTCTTCTTGTGGTGTGGTTGGTTTCTCAGTGCTGGTCCGCTCCATAT AGGAGAAACTGGACTCCTCAGGCAATATTGTATCTTAAAGGCGCAC AGGGACACCGCTCAACCCTGGAGCGCAGCAGCAGAGAAGAAGGGGACGCTTTACAATTAG TGAACTTTAATCAGATCAACGACGGGCTGGGATTGTCTTCAGCTTCTGTCGAGCTCCTGCAACAAGCTGCAGAAGAAG GTGGCGGCAGACACGTTTACCGAGACTCGAGCTTAAAGCATCTCTGA